A genomic window from Trueperella bialowiezensis includes:
- a CDS encoding peptidoglycan D,D-transpeptidase FtsI family protein encodes MTHKNLNILVVLTLFAALLLAIRLVFLQVIHAEALSETAREFRMRSEPLEAKRGDILDANGAVLATSLERYNVRVDQVEIENYVKRDEDRNIIGAGPAAAAKDLAPVLGMDQAELGGQLMGGEKKSKWRLIASDISPDKWREVNALGIKGIYPERFMQRQYPNGNTAGTVLGYLGQTEESEIPIGRAGVEQAYENVLAGTPGAMQYEVGPGGTVFPNAERTEVPAVDGDTVHLTIDRDLQRATQDAVDEVVAAQGAEWGTAVVIEVGSGRVLALADSNAPDPANLSATDPKHWNSRAVSAIVEPGSSGKVITYASAINEGAVGPLDLFTVSTPMQMPNGQVIRDNDPHPPERLTVAGTLAESLNTGMVQIGDLVPDEVRYQYLVDFGLGQKTGIELPGEQAGMLHPLESWGPRERYTTMFGQSWSATTLQLGQMMSVIANRGVYIPLHIVDGVESIDGEYTPTVVGESRQVVTEETADTMLQMMQAVTDPYSTGWRARVDGYNVAGKTGTAQVPDASGALTKRAGTFVGTIPAEDPQIIFASIVYNAAGPGYGGDTAAVVFSKTAEFAMRQQKIPPSSVPLVRLPWNEEELANGVPRAS; translated from the coding sequence GTGACCCATAAGAACCTTAATATTCTTGTGGTTCTCACGCTTTTTGCTGCTCTCTTGTTGGCTATTCGTCTGGTGTTTTTGCAAGTCATCCATGCTGAGGCGCTGTCAGAGACAGCCCGAGAGTTTCGTATGAGGTCCGAACCGTTGGAGGCTAAGCGCGGTGACATCCTTGATGCCAACGGCGCAGTGTTAGCCACGTCGTTGGAGCGCTATAACGTGCGGGTCGATCAGGTTGAGATCGAAAATTATGTTAAGCGTGACGAGGATCGTAACATCATCGGTGCTGGGCCGGCGGCCGCAGCGAAAGATCTTGCGCCCGTGCTCGGAATGGATCAGGCGGAGCTCGGTGGCCAGCTGATGGGCGGCGAGAAGAAGTCGAAGTGGCGCCTGATTGCCTCCGATATTTCTCCAGACAAGTGGCGGGAAGTCAACGCCTTGGGGATCAAGGGTATTTATCCGGAGAGGTTCATGCAACGTCAGTATCCGAACGGTAATACGGCCGGTACGGTACTGGGTTACCTGGGGCAGACGGAGGAATCGGAGATTCCGATCGGGCGCGCTGGGGTCGAGCAAGCATATGAAAATGTGCTTGCAGGTACGCCGGGTGCGATGCAATACGAGGTCGGTCCAGGTGGAACCGTGTTCCCTAACGCGGAAAGAACAGAAGTCCCGGCGGTTGATGGCGATACTGTGCACTTGACGATCGATCGTGATTTGCAGCGGGCTACACAGGATGCCGTTGACGAAGTGGTGGCCGCGCAGGGTGCGGAGTGGGGTACCGCCGTCGTCATTGAGGTTGGTAGCGGGCGGGTGCTCGCCTTAGCAGATTCGAACGCGCCCGATCCGGCGAACTTGAGCGCGACTGATCCGAAGCATTGGAACTCCCGTGCGGTGTCGGCGATTGTGGAACCGGGTTCATCCGGCAAGGTCATCACCTATGCCTCGGCGATCAATGAGGGTGCGGTCGGGCCGTTGGATTTGTTTACGGTGTCGACCCCGATGCAGATGCCAAACGGTCAAGTGATTAGAGATAACGATCCGCATCCGCCTGAACGGCTTACTGTGGCGGGTACGCTTGCTGAGTCGTTGAACACCGGCATGGTTCAGATTGGTGATTTGGTGCCGGATGAGGTGCGCTACCAGTATCTGGTTGATTTCGGATTGGGTCAGAAGACTGGCATTGAGCTTCCTGGGGAGCAGGCGGGCATGTTGCATCCGCTGGAAAGCTGGGGGCCACGTGAGCGGTACACCACAATGTTTGGTCAATCGTGGTCGGCCACGACTTTGCAACTTGGGCAGATGATGTCGGTGATCGCTAACCGTGGCGTCTACATTCCGTTGCATATTGTGGATGGCGTGGAGAGTATTGACGGCGAATACACGCCTACCGTGGTCGGGGAATCCCGGCAGGTTGTTACTGAAGAAACTGCCGATACGATGTTGCAGATGATGCAAGCAGTGACTGATCCTTATTCAACGGGCTGGCGTGCTCGCGTTGATGGCTACAACGTTGCGGGTAAGACGGGTACCGCTCAGGTTCCTGACGCGTCGGGCGCGTTGACGAAGCGCGCCGGTACGTTCGTGGGTACGATTCCGGCGGAGGATCCGCAGATTATTTTCGCCTCGATTGTTTACAACGCGGCAGGCCCAGGCTATGGCGGCGACACGGCAGCCGTGGTGTTTTCTAAGACGGCCGAATTTGCGATGCGGCAGCAGAAAATTCCGCCATCGAGCGTACCGTTGGTGCGTTTGCCGTGGAATGAGGAAGAGTTAGCGAATGGAGTTCCTCGTGCGTCCTAA
- the dinB gene encoding DNA polymerase IV — MSRAPRSEEAKRNWGSDDSQTNILHVDMDAFFVSVELLTRPDLVGKPVAVGGQERGVIAAASYEARAYGINSAMPVAQAKRLCPHLIIISPDHRKYADVSARIMQILDDVTPRVEPISVDEAFLDVSGARKIFGSPVQIAKHIRRTIREQENVPASIGIASSKHVAKIASAHAKPDGYLLIPHDQTLNFLHGLPVGALWGVGPVSRDKLERKGVRTIGDLAALGEHRLRRLLGDAAGTQLYALAMGHDPRQVTPDVVEKSISREQTFFDPIMSRSDAERMLLHLSDDVARRLRAADFVSWTIGIKVRSAEDFSTISRSVTLGAPTDLTHEIYDTARRLLDEVDLPAGGLRLIGVKAENLARPSDGVQIQIGDDGRRGKAELAMDLVRMKFGGASLKRGSLIGEDDDPRSLS; from the coding sequence ATGTCACGCGCACCGCGAAGCGAAGAGGCGAAAAGAAACTGGGGCAGCGATGATTCACAAACGAACATCCTGCACGTCGACATGGACGCCTTCTTCGTGTCCGTCGAACTACTGACGCGCCCTGACCTGGTTGGCAAACCCGTGGCCGTGGGCGGCCAAGAACGCGGAGTCATCGCTGCCGCCTCCTACGAAGCACGCGCCTACGGAATCAACTCTGCCATGCCAGTCGCCCAAGCTAAGCGCCTGTGCCCACACCTCATCATTATCAGCCCAGACCACCGGAAATATGCGGACGTGTCCGCCCGCATCATGCAGATTCTCGACGACGTCACCCCACGCGTCGAACCCATCTCTGTTGATGAAGCCTTCCTCGACGTCTCAGGAGCACGGAAAATCTTTGGATCACCCGTCCAGATCGCCAAACACATCCGCCGCACTATCCGCGAACAAGAAAACGTTCCCGCCTCCATCGGCATCGCCTCCTCCAAACACGTGGCCAAAATCGCCTCCGCACACGCTAAACCCGACGGCTACCTGCTCATCCCACACGACCAAACCCTCAACTTCCTCCACGGACTACCCGTCGGCGCACTGTGGGGAGTCGGCCCCGTATCGCGTGACAAACTCGAACGCAAAGGCGTGCGAACTATCGGCGACCTCGCCGCACTCGGCGAACATCGCCTACGCCGCCTTCTCGGCGACGCCGCAGGCACACAACTGTATGCGCTCGCGATGGGGCACGATCCCCGCCAGGTCACCCCCGACGTCGTCGAAAAATCAATCAGCCGGGAACAGACATTCTTCGATCCGATCATGTCTCGCAGCGACGCCGAACGGATGTTGCTCCACTTGAGCGACGACGTCGCACGCCGGCTACGTGCTGCCGATTTCGTGTCGTGGACTATCGGGATCAAAGTGCGCTCCGCCGAAGATTTCTCGACCATCTCACGATCTGTGACCCTCGGTGCGCCCACCGATCTCACCCACGAGATCTACGACACCGCACGCCGGCTCCTCGACGAGGTCGACCTGCCCGCCGGGGGACTCCGACTCATCGGAGTAAAAGCAGAAAATCTAGCGCGTCCATCCGATGGGGTCCAGATCCAGATTGGCGACGACGGCCGGCGTGGCAAAGCGGAGCTGGCGATGGATCTCGTGCGGATGAAGTTCGGGGGAGCCAGCCTGAAACGTGGATCTTTGATCGGGGAGGACGACGACCCGCGGTCGTTATCGTAG
- a CDS encoding MFS transporter — MTRHKVALFVWLMAVAVYAVAVAGRTSFGIAGLTAIDRFTIDAATLSLFTIVQVGVYAGAQIPVGLLLDRLGPRILLSGGALILAVGQLGMAWADSLGLALAARFFIGLGDATAFTSVIRIIPSWFSPRRAPLFTQLTGIVGGLGQFISSVPFAYVLANVGWTPAFAALAVFGLGVSALAFVFVRDTPSQWTYSTIDVPDAATPADSAARQGKQEIEARPDGATRSREVPHVAGRDGVESASISQLVRDPEVWLGFWTHWLGNFPQTVFLLLWGVPFLQIHQEMSQAQASALLLVVTIAGMVFGPVIGELTARHSKRRVWLVNAIAIMLATTWTAVLLAPAPAPMWLIIALLIVLAASGPASSIGFDFARTAAPARRLGMATGLVNMGGFTAALLTAGAIGVVLDRSSGGAPLDAGDFKLALATQAIPWLFGMFMLDRCRRKARLRDAKRGIVVAPVRDVLERYAVRR, encoded by the coding sequence ATGACTCGCCACAAAGTGGCACTTTTTGTATGGCTCATGGCCGTAGCCGTCTACGCCGTGGCAGTGGCAGGTAGAACATCGTTTGGAATCGCGGGGCTGACCGCAATAGACAGGTTCACTATCGATGCCGCTACGCTGTCGCTTTTCACGATCGTCCAAGTCGGTGTGTATGCGGGCGCGCAAATTCCCGTCGGCCTCCTGCTTGACCGGCTCGGACCACGCATATTGTTAAGTGGGGGAGCGCTGATTCTTGCTGTTGGTCAGCTGGGGATGGCGTGGGCGGACTCGCTGGGCCTTGCACTTGCAGCGCGTTTCTTCATTGGTTTGGGGGACGCGACGGCGTTCACATCCGTCATCAGGATCATACCCTCGTGGTTTTCACCGCGGCGAGCACCACTGTTCACGCAACTCACGGGTATCGTGGGCGGGCTCGGTCAGTTCATTTCCTCCGTGCCTTTCGCCTACGTGTTGGCAAACGTCGGGTGGACGCCCGCGTTCGCGGCGCTCGCGGTTTTCGGTTTAGGGGTGTCGGCTCTCGCTTTTGTATTCGTGCGAGACACTCCGAGCCAGTGGACATATAGTACGATCGACGTCCCAGATGCAGCGACGCCCGCGGACAGCGCGGCCCGGCAAGGCAAACAAGAAATTGAAGCGCGCCCAGATGGTGCAACACGCTCACGCGAGGTGCCGCACGTAGCCGGGCGTGACGGCGTCGAGTCCGCCTCGATCTCGCAGCTCGTACGGGATCCAGAAGTATGGCTCGGCTTTTGGACGCACTGGTTGGGGAATTTCCCGCAGACAGTGTTCCTTTTATTGTGGGGCGTTCCCTTCTTGCAAATCCATCAGGAGATGAGCCAAGCTCAGGCCTCCGCGCTGCTGTTAGTGGTGACGATAGCGGGCATGGTTTTTGGCCCAGTGATCGGAGAGCTGACTGCACGCCATTCGAAACGCCGGGTTTGGCTAGTCAACGCGATCGCGATCATGTTGGCGACGACGTGGACGGCCGTCTTGCTTGCACCGGCCCCTGCCCCGATGTGGCTCATTATCGCGTTGCTGATCGTGCTTGCAGCATCGGGTCCGGCTTCCAGCATCGGGTTTGACTTCGCACGCACAGCGGCACCTGCACGCCGGCTGGGCATGGCAACCGGTCTTGTAAACATGGGCGGATTCACCGCCGCGCTCCTGACAGCTGGTGCGATCGGCGTCGTCCTCGACCGGTCATCGGGCGGCGCTCCACTTGACGCTGGCGATTTCAAACTTGCGCTGGCAACCCAGGCGATTCCGTGGCTATTTGGCATGTTTATGCTTGACAGGTGCAGGCGTAAAGCCCGCCTGCGCGATGCCAAACGAGGAATCGTTGTTGCACCCGTACGGGACGTGCTCGAACGCTATGCGGTACGCAGATAG
- the rsmH gene encoding 16S rRNA (cytosine(1402)-N(4))-methyltransferase RsmH — MLTADNDALHVPVLTRTVIDLLAPALSGESALLIDCTLGMGGHAEAFLAEFPNVTVVGIDRDPQAIELASARLERFGERFRAVHATYDDVDLVASDAGGYADAILMDLGVSSLQLDAEERGFSYSVDAPLDMRMDSSGGMSAKDLLATASAGEIARILRVYGEEKFASRIADAIVRRRVNEPLTRTGELVDIVRESIPAAARRTGGNPAKRTFQALRIAVNDELAVLEAALPRAIESLRVGGRIAVESYQSLEDRIVKEAFAKGATSTTPAGLPVELETHKPYLRQLTRGALKAPDAEIARNPRSASVRLRAVERVSPTPPHMFNPQNYRGVR; from the coding sequence GTGCTGACAGCCGACAACGACGCCTTGCACGTACCGGTCCTTACTCGTACGGTGATTGACCTGCTTGCGCCTGCCCTTTCTGGTGAAAGCGCACTGCTTATTGATTGCACGCTTGGGATGGGCGGGCATGCAGAGGCTTTTCTTGCCGAGTTTCCAAACGTGACCGTGGTGGGAATTGACCGTGATCCGCAGGCAATCGAACTTGCTTCGGCTCGTTTAGAACGCTTCGGCGAGCGCTTTCGAGCGGTTCATGCCACGTACGACGACGTCGATCTCGTCGCCTCCGACGCGGGCGGCTACGCGGACGCGATCCTCATGGACCTGGGCGTGTCCTCGCTGCAGCTGGACGCGGAAGAGCGGGGCTTTTCCTACAGTGTTGACGCGCCTTTGGACATGCGAATGGACTCGAGCGGCGGCATGAGCGCTAAGGATCTGCTCGCCACGGCAAGTGCGGGGGAGATCGCACGAATCCTGCGTGTGTACGGCGAGGAGAAGTTCGCCAGCCGGATAGCTGACGCGATTGTTCGCCGTCGCGTAAATGAACCACTCACACGCACGGGTGAGCTGGTCGATATCGTTCGCGAGTCGATTCCTGCCGCTGCTCGGCGCACCGGTGGTAATCCGGCTAAGCGAACGTTCCAAGCGTTACGGATTGCTGTCAATGATGAGCTTGCAGTGTTGGAAGCCGCGCTGCCCCGGGCGATTGAGTCGCTCCGGGTAGGTGGGCGGATTGCTGTTGAGTCCTATCAGTCATTGGAAGACAGGATCGTCAAAGAGGCGTTCGCCAAGGGCGCCACATCAACCACGCCAGCGGGTCTGCCCGTTGAGCTGGAAACCCATAAGCCTTACCTTCGGCAGCTCACTCGTGGAGCGCTGAAGGCTCCCGACGCCGAAATTGCGCGCAATCCGCGTAGTGCGTCGGTCCGGTTGCGTGCGGTGGAACGTGTTTCGCCGACGCCGCCACACATGTTTAATCCGCAGAACTATCGAGGTGTCCGATGA
- a CDS encoding spermidine synthase: MARQTFPFSVRTALSSIEVDRTDNLLTIYVDGVESSAVDLADPSYLEFEYMQHIEIAVNALFGEGQPIRALHLGGAGCALARAFEARRPNSRQLAIEIDGELASLVREWIDLPRAPRLRIRCEDARTTLDTNKGSWHVIVRDTFASGRIPAHLTTVEAHAKASGLLTDDGVYALNIAGEAGLAPVYREVRALGESFDHIAAISDPAIMKGRRFGNVIVLAAHRPLPLAEISARVRRLPLPTIVVPHDHLVEAAIGARLVHDRDVGWPPSSKAADSSPSA; the protein is encoded by the coding sequence ATGGCTCGTCAGACTTTCCCGTTTTCTGTTCGTACAGCGCTGTCATCAATTGAGGTGGATCGGACGGATAATCTTCTGACGATTTACGTGGACGGCGTGGAATCATCGGCGGTGGACCTCGCTGATCCTAGCTATCTCGAGTTCGAGTACATGCAACACATTGAGATTGCAGTTAACGCGCTGTTTGGCGAGGGCCAACCGATTCGCGCACTCCACCTAGGTGGGGCTGGTTGTGCGTTAGCGAGGGCTTTTGAGGCGCGCCGGCCGAATTCGCGCCAGCTTGCTATCGAGATTGATGGCGAGCTCGCTAGCCTTGTGCGCGAGTGGATCGACCTGCCTCGTGCACCACGGTTGCGGATCCGTTGCGAAGACGCGCGCACCACTCTTGATACGAACAAGGGCTCGTGGCACGTGATTGTTCGGGACACGTTTGCGAGCGGGCGGATTCCTGCTCATTTGACGACGGTCGAGGCTCATGCCAAAGCGAGTGGGCTGTTGACTGACGACGGCGTCTACGCGCTGAACATCGCAGGTGAGGCTGGTCTTGCTCCGGTGTACCGGGAGGTGCGCGCGCTCGGCGAGTCGTTTGATCACATTGCGGCGATCTCGGATCCTGCGATCATGAAGGGGCGCCGGTTCGGTAACGTGATCGTGTTAGCCGCCCACCGGCCGTTACCTCTTGCCGAGATTTCTGCACGGGTGCGCCGCCTGCCGTTGCCGACCATCGTTGTTCCGCACGATCATTTGGTGGAAGCAGCTATCGGAGCGCGCCTTGTTCATGATCGCGACGTCGGATGGCCGCCGTCCAGCAAGGCCGCTGATTCCTCACCATCTGCCTGA
- a CDS encoding UDP-N-acetylmuramoyl-tripeptide--D-alanyl-D-alanine ligase, whose product MIPISLQQAADDARGHLEGASSVEVTGVVTDTRQISGSELFVAIKGERVDGATLAGSAIEAGAAGVLTSDLESALASGAPRERVIVVPDPVIALGHLARESLRRARAENPALKVVAVTGSVGKTTTKDLLAALLAIRGPIIAPPGSFNNEIGLPLTVLRAGTDTATLVLEMGADKVGNIEYLTDIAPPDVSVVLAVARAHLGEFGGIDNVARAKSELVSGTLPGGTVILNGADERVRAMADLANGPVSFFGVHGLPGVYAANVKLDDAGHADFELVTARGRAHVTLKLVGEHHVANALAAAAVADSFGIDPGYIADVLGATGPASPHRMAVTEKSGMTIIDDSYNANPESMRAGLDALDDLGEGRRRIAVLGAMLELGEQSAAEHAAIGEYAAKSGVDVVVTIGPGTEALAASAKDNGITVYSAEADTALDVLSPIMREGDVILLKGSNGSGVWRVAETLLGEDC is encoded by the coding sequence ATGATTCCAATTTCCTTGCAGCAGGCTGCTGACGACGCGCGCGGCCACCTCGAGGGTGCTTCGAGTGTTGAGGTGACCGGGGTGGTCACAGATACTCGCCAGATCAGCGGGAGTGAACTTTTTGTTGCGATCAAGGGCGAGCGGGTGGATGGTGCCACCCTTGCCGGTTCGGCTATTGAAGCAGGTGCTGCCGGCGTGCTTACCTCGGATCTGGAGAGTGCCTTGGCTAGCGGCGCTCCGCGCGAACGAGTAATTGTCGTTCCTGATCCGGTCATTGCGTTGGGGCATCTTGCACGGGAATCACTGCGGCGAGCACGCGCAGAAAATCCGGCATTGAAAGTTGTGGCAGTGACCGGTTCGGTCGGGAAAACCACCACGAAAGACTTGCTGGCTGCTCTACTTGCGATTCGCGGGCCGATCATCGCGCCACCTGGCTCGTTCAATAATGAAATTGGCCTACCACTGACCGTGCTACGTGCAGGTACGGACACGGCTACGCTTGTTCTTGAAATGGGTGCGGACAAGGTGGGCAACATCGAGTATTTGACGGACATTGCTCCACCGGACGTGTCAGTCGTACTCGCGGTTGCCCGCGCCCACCTGGGCGAGTTTGGCGGTATCGATAACGTGGCGCGTGCCAAGTCCGAACTCGTCAGCGGAACACTACCTGGTGGAACCGTGATCCTCAACGGCGCTGACGAACGCGTGCGCGCGATGGCTGATCTGGCTAACGGCCCCGTGAGTTTCTTTGGAGTCCACGGCTTGCCTGGCGTGTACGCGGCGAACGTGAAGCTTGACGACGCCGGGCACGCAGATTTCGAGCTGGTCACAGCACGCGGGCGTGCGCACGTTACCCTGAAACTTGTGGGCGAACACCATGTGGCGAACGCTTTGGCAGCGGCAGCTGTGGCTGATTCATTTGGGATTGACCCGGGATATATTGCGGACGTGCTCGGAGCTACGGGCCCGGCAAGCCCGCACCGAATGGCCGTCACGGAAAAGTCAGGCATGACGATCATCGACGATTCGTATAACGCGAATCCGGAATCGATGCGTGCAGGGCTCGACGCGCTTGACGACCTTGGCGAAGGCCGCAGGAGGATCGCCGTGCTCGGCGCAATGCTCGAGCTCGGTGAACAGTCGGCAGCCGAGCACGCGGCAATAGGCGAGTATGCAGCGAAATCGGGTGTCGACGTCGTCGTGACGATCGGCCCGGGAACCGAAGCTCTTGCTGCCTCCGCGAAAGACAACGGGATAACCGTGTATAGCGCCGAAGCGGACACCGCACTGGACGTGCTTTCCCCGATTATGAGGGAAGGTGACGTAATCTTACTTAAAGGTTCGAACGGTTCCGGTGTGTGGCGAGTTGCGGAAACGCTCCTCGGGGAGGATTGCTAA
- the mraZ gene encoding division/cell wall cluster transcriptional repressor MraZ: MFLGTYEPKLDDKGRLILPAKYRAELQGGLVMTRGQEHCLYIFPMAEFESMLERLNQAPMTSKEARTYKRVFLSGANDQIPDKQGRVTIPVALREYAGLQRDVAVIGSGNHVEVWDLESWNTFLDASESEFADREEELIPGVF, translated from the coding sequence ATGTTCCTTGGTACATACGAGCCGAAGCTTGACGACAAGGGGCGTCTCATCCTCCCTGCGAAGTATCGAGCTGAGCTTCAAGGCGGTCTGGTGATGACGCGCGGTCAGGAGCACTGCTTGTACATCTTTCCGATGGCGGAATTCGAATCGATGCTGGAGCGGTTGAACCAGGCGCCGATGACATCCAAGGAAGCTCGTACGTACAAGCGCGTGTTTCTATCGGGTGCAAATGATCAGATCCCGGATAAGCAAGGTCGCGTCACGATTCCGGTGGCTCTGCGGGAGTACGCCGGGTTGCAGCGCGATGTTGCGGTGATCGGTTCGGGTAATCACGTTGAGGTCTGGGATCTCGAATCGTGGAACACGTTCTTGGACGCGAGCGAGTCGGAATTCGCAGATAGGGAAGAAGAGCTCATTCCAGGGGTCTTCTAG
- a CDS encoding UDP-N-acetylmuramoyl-L-alanyl-D-glutamate--2,6-diaminopimelate ligase, whose amino-acid sequence MRPKNSPQVALSDVGRALGLPVQELNVCGATAVSGVSADNRRIRPGDVFIARRGAKVHAATFAREAIAAGARAVVTDAEGAHIIGDADVPVLVVGDPARSAGVAAAAVYGNPAAQLTAFGVTGTNGKTSTAFMIDHILRKLGRTTGLIGTVAVRIGDLELASTLTTPQPADLQAMLATLVENGGTDLVMEVSSHALAQGRTEPMRFDVAGFTNLTHDHLDYHGTLEEYFAAKATLFDSDHCERAVVLVDDDAGQRLYDTLATERPGAAVSLSVTGLDADWSVTELRAEGAVQRFTLAGPGGSLETCTQLAGMFNVANAALAIIMVCEAGIPLAQIGQALGQEGVSPVIPGRMEVVGDKPYTVVDFAHNTDALDKAMVALHGVRPGKLIVVTGSAGERDREKRPQMAAAVARHADHLIVTDDDPHGEDPAQIRREVITGIPDGFSWEEIPDRAEAIHGAIRQAGDDDVVLIAGRGHETIQDVAGVDVEIDDRVIARDALARRKVDGT is encoded by the coding sequence GTGCGTCCTAAGAATTCTCCGCAGGTGGCTCTTAGCGACGTCGGGCGGGCACTTGGATTGCCCGTACAAGAGCTGAACGTTTGTGGCGCGACGGCGGTGAGTGGTGTGAGCGCTGATAACCGTCGGATTCGCCCTGGGGACGTGTTTATTGCTAGGCGTGGTGCGAAAGTACATGCGGCAACATTTGCTCGCGAGGCGATTGCGGCGGGCGCGAGGGCAGTGGTTACTGACGCCGAGGGTGCCCACATCATCGGGGATGCAGATGTGCCGGTGCTCGTGGTGGGCGATCCGGCTCGCTCAGCGGGCGTTGCTGCGGCTGCCGTATACGGTAACCCGGCAGCTCAACTCACGGCGTTTGGCGTGACGGGCACGAACGGTAAGACGTCGACGGCCTTCATGATTGACCATATTCTGCGTAAGCTGGGCAGGACTACCGGTTTGATCGGCACGGTGGCAGTGAGAATCGGGGATCTCGAGTTGGCCTCCACGCTCACGACCCCGCAGCCTGCTGATCTGCAGGCAATGCTGGCCACACTCGTGGAAAACGGCGGCACCGATCTGGTGATGGAAGTGTCTTCGCATGCGCTTGCGCAGGGGCGTACTGAGCCGATGCGTTTCGACGTCGCAGGTTTCACGAATCTCACTCACGACCATCTGGATTACCATGGCACGCTCGAGGAATATTTCGCGGCGAAAGCTACGCTGTTTGATTCGGACCACTGCGAGCGCGCCGTCGTGTTGGTAGACGACGACGCCGGGCAGCGGCTCTATGACACGCTCGCAACTGAACGGCCTGGCGCGGCAGTGTCGCTGTCAGTGACGGGCCTGGATGCGGACTGGTCGGTGACCGAACTACGGGCAGAAGGAGCAGTGCAACGTTTCACGCTTGCAGGCCCCGGTGGCTCTTTGGAAACCTGCACCCAGCTTGCGGGCATGTTTAATGTGGCAAACGCAGCATTGGCGATCATCATGGTGTGTGAAGCAGGTATCCCGCTTGCCCAGATTGGGCAGGCTCTCGGCCAGGAAGGCGTATCGCCGGTCATTCCCGGGCGGATGGAAGTCGTGGGGGATAAGCCATATACAGTTGTTGATTTCGCGCACAACACTGACGCGCTGGACAAGGCGATGGTGGCACTCCATGGAGTGAGGCCTGGCAAACTTATTGTGGTGACCGGGTCGGCCGGCGAACGTGATCGCGAAAAGCGTCCGCAGATGGCTGCGGCGGTTGCCCGCCACGCGGATCATTTGATCGTGACGGATGACGATCCCCACGGTGAAGATCCCGCGCAAATCCGGCGTGAAGTGATCACTGGTATTCCGGATGGCTTTTCGTGGGAAGAAATTCCGGATAGGGCTGAGGCGATCCACGGCGCTATACGTCAAGCAGGCGATGATGACGTAGTGTTAATCGCGGGCCGGGGGCATGAAACGATTCAGGACGTCGCCGGCGTAGACGTGGAGATTGATGACCGCGTGATAGCACGCGATGCGCTAGCGCGACGGAAGGTAGATGGCACATGA
- a CDS encoding DUF3040 domain-containing protein, translated as MALSEYERRMLEKLEEQLLDDDPKLAESLASKKPTATQTAVSPKNLVIGLIVAVVGLLIVLGGVAAEIIVVGVLGFLVVFGGLWYLSEGFTRVEAPADSGPSPRKSRSSFMEQQLEEWRKRQQG; from the coding sequence ATGGCTCTATCCGAGTACGAACGCCGGATGCTTGAAAAGCTTGAAGAACAGCTTTTGGACGACGATCCGAAGCTGGCAGAGTCGCTTGCCTCCAAAAAGCCCACGGCCACCCAGACTGCCGTCTCACCGAAAAACTTGGTTATCGGACTCATCGTCGCCGTCGTTGGTTTGCTCATCGTTCTTGGCGGAGTTGCCGCCGAAATTATTGTTGTTGGCGTGCTCGGTTTCCTCGTCGTTTTCGGCGGCCTATGGTACCTATCAGAAGGTTTCACCCGCGTCGAAGCACCCGCGGATTCCGGGCCATCACCACGCAAATCACGTTCATCATTTATGGAACAGCAACTTGAGGAGTGGCGTAAGCGCCAGCAGGGCTAA